The window ATTTACTTTTTggttgtaggtgggcacaatagctttatttatttatttatttatttatttatttatttatttatttacatgtggtgctgaggatccagcccagggcctcacacctgctaggcaagtgctctaccactgaggcataaccccagccctctcaggCTCCATTTCTAATTCTGTTTCACTTGCTGTTTCTGCCCTCTCTTCAGATACTTCCAAATGTCTTACACGAGTTAAAGTCATgtcaataattttgtaaaatacacaacaaaattGAGCTACTGtagagattaaaaattattttttatatgattttaataattttctcataTGATGCAAAGTACTAAAAATCATTGCAAAGAAAACAGTCTAACATTATTTCATCCTTTTATGAAAGGTTTTATAATCGCATTGAAGGATCAGATTATctcaattttataatatattttgaaaattgatagtCACTGTAATTTGACATATCACAATTAAAGTGAATGAAGTCATTACAAATACAGATATAAAgatcatttaaatttcaaaaaaattaaagtgtaatTTAGCTTAAACATTGTCATTCATAACTCtgtaatgaataaaaacataagtTCATAATtttgatatagatatatatagttACTCTACCTGTACAGATATGAAGGATAAATGTCCTAGGTGAAATTTAATGACATtttcaataagaaataaatttgtaaaagttCTCTGATAGGTAAGGGTAACATTGGAAGTGGAGGCAATAATGAAAACTAGAATGGTTTAGAAACATTGCTGAAAACCAAAGTAGAGAATGTataaaggaaagcaaaaacaGAAGGCACTGGCATTCATAAAATCGCACTACTGTGTTCTCTCTTTTAGGTATCCACACAAAGCAAGGTCTTCAGAGACCCTGGAGCAAGGACTGAGCATCACCCATCTCAGACAGCCCAGCAGCATCTGCAAGATCCCCAATGGCCTTGCCCTTGGCTTTCCTGCTGGCCCTAGTGGTGTTCAGCTGCAAGACCACCTGCTCTCTGCGCTGTGACCTGCCTCAGATACACAATCTGAGTCTTGAAACTTCTGAGAAAAATGAGGAGGGGGCACTGAGACTCCTGAAAGAAATGCAGAGAATTCCCACTTCCTCCTGCCTGAATGACAGAGAGGACTTTGCCTTACCCCAGAAGCTGTTGGAGGGTGAGAAGGTGCCCAGGGCTCAAGCTGTTGCTGCCCTCCAGGAGATGACCTACCAGATCTTATGCCTTTTTGGCACCCAGAAGGCCTTTGCTGCTTGGAACAAGACCCTCCTGTACCCCTTCCTCAGTGGCATCGATCAACAGTATCAGGACCTGAAAGCCTGTGTGACCCACAAGGTGAGGCGGGAAAAAGCTCTTGGAATAACTGTTAGAAAATACTTCCTCAGGATCACTGATTACCTGAAGGAGAAGGAATACCTCCCTTGTGCCTGGGAGGTGGTCCGAACAGAAATGGAGAAACTCGTCTCTGCTTCACCTAAGTTGTATGAAAGATTAAGGAGCAGGGAACGAGACCTGGTCCAGCAGGGAAATGCTTCTCACTG is drawn from Urocitellus parryii isolate mUroPar1 chromosome 4, mUroPar1.hap1, whole genome shotgun sequence and contains these coding sequences:
- the LOC144254560 gene encoding interferon alpha-1-like, producing the protein MALPLAFLLALVVFSCKTTCSLRCDLPQIHNLSLETSEKNEEGALRLLKEMQRIPTSSCLNDREDFALPQKLLEGEKVPRAQAVAALQEMTYQILCLFGTQKAFAAWNKTLLYPFLSGIDQQYQDLKACVTHKVRREKALGITVRKYFLRITDYLKEKEYLPCAWEVVRTEMEKLVSASPKLYERLRSRERDLVQQGNASH